GGTAGACCCGCCCGCCGCGCTCCACCGCCGTCTCGACGCCGATGGTGGCGAGGAACGCCCGCAGCTCCGCCGTGAAATAGCGGTGCAGGCCGTTGCGCAGGAAGGCGCCGTTGGTGCCGAAGCCCGCGATGAACTCCTCGATCGACAGCGTGTTCGAGAGGTTGCAGCGGCCCTTGCCGGTGAGCAGCAGCTTCCGGCCGGCCCGCTCCCCGCCCTCGAGCAGCGTGACCTGCGCCCCGGCGCCCGCCGCCTCGCCCGCGGCCACGAGGCCCGCGGGGCCGGCGCCGACGACCGCGACCGTCAGCGCGCCACTTGGCACGTACCGTAACGAACCGTTTGAACGGTCTGGCGCGCTCCGTGGGGGATGCCGGGGGCCACGGCTGGCCCCCGGCGGGGTGACAGCGGAGTGACGCGACGAAGAGGAGTGTCCCGGAGCGCCAGAGGGGCAGTAGCCCCTATGGGAGTACCCCGGCGAATCGGCTGTGCCACCGCCCATGGGATCGGGGTACTCAGGGGCGGTACTCCGCCCACGAACCCTCGGATTCCCAGACCTTCACGCCGACCAGGCGCACGCGCCCATCGTCGATCGCCGGGGCGAGCTGCTCGAAGATGTGGCGGGCGATCAGCTCGGAGGAGGGGCTGCATGTGCGGAAGGGCTCCAGGTCGTTGAGGAAGCGGTGATCGAGGTGGGCGAGCACCGCGCCGAGCCGCTCGCGGAGCACCGTGAAGTCCAGCCCCATGCCGGCCGGATCGAGCGTGTCGGTGCCCGTGAGCACCTCGATCTTCCAGTTGTGCCCGTGCAGGCGCTCGCACTTGCCCTGGTAGTTGCGCAGGGCGTGCGCGGCGGAGAACGTCGCGGTGATGGCGGAGTAATACACGTTCCTCGTCCCTCCCGTCAGAAGCCACGCAGGTGCACGTACCAGTCCACGAGCGGCCGCGCCCAGAAGACCGCGGTCACGCCCCCGAGGGCGAGAAAGGGCCCGAAGGGAATGAGGTCCCGGCGGCCCTTGCGCCCGGCGATCATCAGGCCGATGCCCACGGCCGAGCCCGAGAGCAGGCCGATGAAGACCGCGACGCCGAGATCGCGCAGCCCGAGGAACGCCCCCATCATGGCGGTGAGCTTGATGTCGCCGCCGCCCATGCCGCCGCGGCTGATGACAGCGACCAGGTAGAAGAAGCCCCCGCCGATCAGCAGCGCCGCCAGCGAGTCCCAGAAGCCCGGCGAGGCCAGCGGCGCGGGGAGCCGCGCGAGGCCGAGCCGGTCGTAGAGCAGGTCGGCGAGCAGGCTCTCGCGCGGCGGCATGACGAAGCTCGCCACGAGGCCGAGGACGACCCCGGGGAGCGTGATCGCGTCGGGAATGATCCAGTGGTCGACGTCGATCATCGTGATCGCCAGCAGCGCCGAGCAGAAGGCGGCGAAGGCGAGAAAGGGCAGGCCGGGGCCGAAGCGCAGCGCGAGCGCGGCCCAGAGCAGGGCGTTGGCCAGCTCGACGAGGGGGTAGCGCACCGAGATCGGCTCGCGGCAGTCGCGGCAGCGTCCGCGCAGCGCGAGCCAGCCGAAGACCGGAATGTTGTCCCACGGGCGGATCGGTGCGCCGCAGCGCGGGCAGCGCGAGCCGGGATGGACGATGGACTCGCCGGCGGGGAGGCGGTGGATCACGACGTTGAGGAAGCTGCCCACGACGGCTCCGAAGAGCGCGGCGACGACGGGGAAGAACCACGGGGTCTCGTGCACGCCCAGGATAATGGCAGAGCGCGGCGAGTGTTGACAAGTGCCGGTGCTGGCGGCAAGAATCGCCCGCCATGGCCAGGCGCTCGAAGACGGTTGCCGACGCGCTCGCGCACGGGCACCCCTGCCACTCGTGCGGGGCGCTCTGCTGCCGCTACGTCGCCGCCGCCCTCGATCCGCCGAAGGAGCGCGCCGATCGCGACCTGATCCGCTGGTATCTCGCGCACACGAAGGTGTGCGTCTACATCGACCGCGACGGGGACTGGTGGGTCCAGGTGGGCA
The bacterium genome window above contains:
- a CDS encoding NAD(P)/FAD-dependent oxidoreductase, producing MPSGALTVAVVGAGPAGLVAAGEAAGAGAQVTLLEGGERAGRKLLLTGKGRCNLSNTLSIEEFIAGFGTNGAFLRNGLHRYFTAELRAFLATIGVETAVERGGRVY
- the queD gene encoding 6-carboxytetrahydropterin synthase QueD → MYYSAITATFSAAHALRNYQGKCERLHGHNWKIEVLTGTDTLDPAGMGLDFTVLRERLGAVLAHLDHRFLNDLEPFRTCSPSSELIARHIFEQLAPAIDDGRVRLVGVKVWESEGSWAEYRP
- a CDS encoding prepilin peptidase, coding for MHETPWFFPVVAALFGAVVGSFLNVVIHRLPAGESIVHPGSRCPRCGAPIRPWDNIPVFGWLALRGRCRDCREPISVRYPLVELANALLWAALALRFGPGLPFLAFAAFCSALLAITMIDVDHWIIPDAITLPGVVLGLVASFVMPPRESLLADLLYDRLGLARLPAPLASPGFWDSLAALLIGGGFFYLVAVISRGGMGGGDIKLTAMMGAFLGLRDLGVAVFIGLLSGSAVGIGLMIAGRKGRRDLIPFGPFLALGGVTAVFWARPLVDWYVHLRGF